In the genome of Christensenella timonensis, one region contains:
- a CDS encoding relaxase/mobilization nuclease domain-containing protein → MAYTKIINIRNLGHLTDTINYAANVTKTLETLTEYAGNEEKTVDGARYVSAINCCPETAAKAMTATKKKFGKEDGRVAYHIIQSFLPGEVTPELAHEIGKQYAQRWLGEFEVVIGTHLDHKHLHNHIIVNSVSCVTGKKFHISRGDFYRKLRGISDELCRENGLSVIEYTDGKNMTYEEYLRRHSGGRTLRGIVIDDIETCIGKSFSLEELYIRLEDLGYEVDASVMHPKIKAPDARKAMRLETLGYSTDELNARIYHRERKRAPQAARKYYVRKRFPRRKLTGIEALYLYYLYLLGKIRQNPREARIPVSEYRKFYYYKRQFLFVAQNNFTKISEVVSTLEQVNAQLKQLQAEKYRLRGAQKKFKLLFDAHSIYERYSAIPDKLDEERRVMLQNAKEVIMKNGYENNLNAIRETRIIILGAVTRNREEISRLKRAKRSLEEVVRCAKEMKRNLLTAEQQKQQDKTADGPVR, encoded by the coding sequence AATGTGACAAAGACGCTTGAGACTTTAACGGAGTATGCAGGCAATGAGGAAAAAACGGTAGATGGAGCGCGTTATGTCAGTGCAATAAATTGCTGCCCCGAAACAGCGGCCAAAGCTATGACGGCAACCAAAAAGAAATTTGGGAAAGAGGACGGGCGCGTTGCCTATCATATCATCCAATCTTTTTTACCCGGCGAGGTCACACCGGAGCTTGCGCATGAGATCGGCAAGCAATATGCGCAGCGTTGGCTTGGCGAATTTGAAGTAGTAATTGGAACACATCTCGATCACAAACATTTGCACAATCACATCATCGTAAATTCTGTATCCTGCGTGACGGGAAAGAAATTCCATATCAGCCGTGGGGATTTCTATCGCAAGCTGCGGGGAATCAGCGACGAGCTTTGCCGCGAGAATGGTTTGTCGGTGATCGAGTATACAGACGGAAAAAATATGACATACGAGGAATACCTGCGGCGGCATTCCGGGGGCCGTACTCTACGCGGGATCGTCATTGACGATATCGAGACTTGCATTGGCAAGTCTTTTTCTTTGGAGGAATTATATATTCGGCTCGAGGATTTGGGATATGAGGTCGATGCGTCGGTCATGCACCCGAAGATCAAGGCACCGGACGCACGAAAGGCTATGCGCCTTGAAACCCTCGGATATTCGACGGATGAACTGAACGCACGAATATACCACCGGGAACGAAAAAGAGCGCCGCAGGCTGCCCGGAAATATTATGTCAGAAAACGGTTCCCGCGAAGGAAACTTACGGGCATTGAAGCACTATATCTGTATTACCTGTATTTACTTGGGAAAATACGTCAGAATCCACGCGAGGCCCGTATTCCTGTCAGCGAATACAGGAAGTTTTATTACTATAAGCGTCAATTTCTTTTTGTTGCGCAAAATAACTTCACAAAAATATCTGAGGTGGTAAGCACGCTGGAACAAGTCAACGCACAGCTAAAGCAGCTACAGGCCGAAAAATACCGCTTGCGGGGCGCACAGAAAAAATTTAAACTCCTTTTTGACGCACACAGTATCTACGAGCGGTACAGTGCGATCCCTGACAAATTGGATGAAGAACGGCGGGTTATGCTGCAAAATGCAAAGGAGGTGATTATGAAAAATGGGTATGAAAACAACCTGAACGCAATCAGGGAAACGCGGATCATAATACTAGGCGCAGTTACCCGAAACAGGGAAGAAATCTCACGGCTCAAACGGGCAAAGCGGAGCCTTGAGGAAGTGGTCAGGTGCGCAAAGGAAATGAAAAGGAATCTTCTGACTGCGGAGCAGCAGAAGCAACAGGATAAAACGGCAGACGGACCGGTACGGTAA